The Arachis ipaensis cultivar K30076 chromosome B10, Araip1.1, whole genome shotgun sequence DNA window gGTCTGTCCTTTGAAACTTGGGCAATGGAAGAAACCGGTTGTTTTAGATAAGTAAATAACTCttataaaatttaaagatcaGCTTCCTTCTCTCTATACATTTCGACTACCTTTATACTGCATTTCATACACAAAAAACACTAACCCATATCCTTTAAAAGAACGAAGAAAAATTAAACCATAATAACAAGGGCTGTGAAAACGTTTTTTTCTTTTATCCCTAATTCTACAATTCACATTGGAACTGACGCTGATCAATCAAGTCAAAACTGAACCGTTGAAAGCCTGGAACTGAAGTCCCAACTCCATCTTGCACGAACCGTTATCACTACTTACCCCGCCACAAAAATCCTTCAAATCAATTCTCCTCTTCTTCATTGGCACCACAACGTCATGCTCACGTGACACCGTTTCAAACCCCAGCGTCAGCTCCAACCCAACCTCGTTCCCGCAGACTTCGGCCGAACCACCACTCCCCTTTGCATCAGAATCCGGTTCGTCATGGAACCGAACCGTAGTCGTAGTCGTCTCCACCGACACGTCACTTTCGATCTCCTTGCTCTCTCCTTCCGCCGCCGTAGCAACCGCCTCCACCCGTTCGTGGCTCAGCGATGACTCGTGACTCGACGCGCGCTTCGCAACCTCGGCCACCTTGGGCTTCTTGATTCGGGAGCGAGTCTTGACTCGCTTAGTTTCGTGAGACGCGGCGGTTACGGTGTTGTTATCAGGCTTGGACACGTGGCGTATGTCATGAGCCTTGAAAGGTGGACCACGGCCGCTCTCCGCCAGCTCCGAATTTATCGGCGTGATCGGCAGTCCCTTCAAAACCGCTTCGACGGCGGCTTGGCAGAGCTGCCAGCTCCCCGACCACAACAAACCCACCGATCCATATATCGGGTTCACTATTCTCCCGCATGCCTCGTATAATAACGAACGAAAAACCGCTGCAAAACCAACCCAAACAAGAATTGTTATAAAACTGAACATTCTATTCAAAAAACATGAAAGCAGTAGTGTGAAACTAACCAGGACGAAGGTGATTGGGGCCAGCGTTGATGAGGTTGATGAGACCAGCGCGGCCATAGAACTTAGCAAGGAAGAGAGTAGCATTGGCTTGAGACTCTGCGCTCTTGATCCACTCCAAACACGGTCTTATGCTACAATCCTCGCTGCACCCTTTCCTCAACACTCTGCATCCGTTACAACTCATCctcattttttatgtgagaaaAGATTGATTGGAATTATTGGTCTGCGGGAGGAGGCTATATACATCAACCGCTGCTGGGTTTTACAGCTTTCTAGGGGGGACGCAGCTGttttttaatatttgttttttaaTGGATCCAATATCATTTTATTACTAATcaacatatttttattttgtaattttttttaaaaagatattcaACATGTTGGATTTGGAATCACTTTCTACTTTTCTAGTCCTAATAAGCGAAGCTTAACGACTtcgttttcttccatttttgttggGGGAACAAATCCCACTCTTCGTTATAGCGCGTCTCCACTCTCAAATTGTCTGAATTATGAGACATTATATCACTAAAAATTCACGTCTGAAGTTCAAATTTTagatgattttataaatttgattaaattattatttaatattttttattattaattttaaataaaaattttgtatGTGAGTTCTTATCTTATATCACATTAATTAGGTCTTATGAGTCTAAATTACTTTCAATCTTTTTTATAAGTTaagtttatttttatatatataatacaaataatatttctatgaaaattgttggaataattgAGTGATGCATGGCAAGCCAGGTAGAATTTCGGTGTCAGTAGGACATAAATTATGGAATATTTGCTCGTGAAAGAGAGGGTAAAAGTGTCAGTAAAAAATTATCGTGTCAGGTGCATGCAGATGAGAACAAAGGAGGCGCGTGGGAGCACGCAAAGATGTCAGGGGTGCGGTCGAATCGCCACATATCGTGGAGCAGAGGGTCCACGGGCACtggtttttgaatgaaaaaagaaATCAGAAAATGGAAACTCCTGgttttttttaacaattatttaaataaattagtaAATGAACTACTAAACTCACCTAAATCGATTAGTAGTGTTACTTTTAAATagtcttaattttaaaatatttggaaGGCTTTAGTGGCTAAGTTTCATTGAGTGCATTAAAATAGCAGCTACTGTTTTTGCACAAGTGTGATAGGACGATAAAGTGTGTGTTAATTTTGCTGgcgaattaaaatttataattagatgGATATATATTGATGCTTTTTCCTCCATTCTCAGCGATAAAAGGACCAATTTTACAACGTTGATATATTATTTGAGTAGATTACAATGTTATAGTTATAAAACAACTAATATATCATGCAGATTGTTTGAAATTTGTAATTTGAGGAAGGAAatatgtttgatttaatttttcgtTAACACGAAGTTTCattctccacacttaattaaATGCTTAATTAAACTTGTCATCttttatatagatatataaaCTGCTTGacttttaaaaagagaaaaatataaagTCACACGATGTGTTTGAAAagctttaaaattttttttttaatttttgatttatgAAAAATAGTAGCATTAATGtttgatataatttttaaaattaaattgtcgTTTTCTAAGAAATTATTTAAGTGTttataaaaaagttaaaaaaatttctcttataataaaaagctttttatcacattttttttaaaatagtatttttaaaactaaaaaaccaaatacaaaataacttatttataaactacttttaatataagtagttattatttaagctattttttcaaaataaacttAATTAAACTGTTTATCCAAACTGGACCTAAATAAGAAAATacccaaaatatataattacgaCCAAAAAATCTCACCATAAATAAATTAATGTACATTTAAGACGGGAAGTGAGCCGAGTTGAGTTAGATCAAGTTCAAGCTCGTCTCACAAAAATTGCGCTTGACTCacggctcgactcattaacaattgAGTCTATTTTTTAAACTCAAGCTCAGCTCACCAAAAATTCAAAACTGGTTCGAGCTTACGAGTTGGTTCAAATAACAGGAACATAtcctataattctatatcaataaattataatttatatatatttaaaaagatcaattttatatattgtcttGATCCATaacaactttaaaaaaaaaaaacattttttttttcttttgagaaAAATCCAAACCCCAATGTCATTTCTAATTTCTTAATCTTTGTCAGGTCTTAATAAGGTCCCATATAAAAATGATGTTCCGCATCGTGATGATAAAAttaagatattgattagttggtAATCACACATGTTAAGAGAATATACATTGCCATTTTAAATGTTTATACAGATATTTAAATGCTTAACAATACTAAATCAGTTTTAATTAATTGTAGAAATTCTCACATGATATAATGACGACCTAGCATAAATTCATAATTAAAAGTAAGTTGTTACAGGTTCATGAATCTATCTCACTTAGCAAAATTTCAACTCCTCCTACAGACACTGAATTTTAAATTACCACTTGTGATGGCCTAGCTAATTACATAAACAAATTCTTTGCATATGACTTGGTCCATATCTTCCACTTAAAGAGAAATATgtcattattaaaaataaattgttcATATAAAATGTACTAAGTATTTGGAGGTCAAGTActagaattggaagaaaaaacaTCATTTGGGAGATTCTTATTTCTTTTATAATTGTGGGATTTTAATGGGGTCAAGTTAGgttaatcaaattttatattgTTAATAATTAAACTTGGACGCTGATCGCTGGATTATACattgaaaggaaaataaaaaggaataattaattataagaaaTTTAAAACTTTTGGTGTGATATAATTTATAAAACCATCTTTCTTAAATTTATTCTATATTATTGTGATGTAGTGATAACATATAGTAATACCTAGAACAAAAAGTATAGTTTTCTTCTCTATACAAAATAGGCTAGGTAATGAAAGAAACTGACTAGTATATATGGTTGTTATTGGTAACAAAATGGGTAATGGTaggtagaaaaaaaaaagtcagaatttgtcttatttagcattaattaattatcgcaacaattaatgaatactaaataagacaagttatagttattttttactgattttctttggttaccaaatattttcgtAACAAAATATGCCAAAATGTGGCACAAAATAATATTTCATCCGTTATTTATTATATTgagcctgctacacatacaagcttacaagcttacaagttggcccagcccaaaTACAAGTCACGCGCATCAAGAGAGATTACATGGAGCGTCACCTTCACGCACTCAACACTCAAACGGTTACATATGGCaaactcttccacttcttccacttcttccacttctcaaagcgCTTCAAAAACAAGGAAACCCTTCCATTTTCGAGCGaaaatcaaagttcaaaataTACAAGTCATTGTTCGAAACCTCCGTCAAAACACCATCAAACTCTCCATCAAGAATCTGAAGAGAAAACAAAGCAACAATACTCAACGTAAGTTCATTAAGATTCCTGTATATTTTCCATATTACAAACTAGTTTTACTTTCCTTCTACGTCGTTGTTCTAGGGTTTACTGTTATTCTTGCTTCTTTGTTACactgttcttctacgttgttGTTCTAAGTTATCCTGTTATTCTTGTTGTTCTAGATCTTCTGGTAACTGATGTTTGGGGTTTATTCCGTAGATTGGGGGGTGTATACTGCTTGACCTTGTAATGTGGcttgatattgaagcatgtttgagtgatatctgactgatatatatggatactatatctgaatcatatctatgggagtatctcactgttatcaatgggtgtatctgattcttacatatgggtgtatcttactgttattaatgggtgtatctgactcatatatgcgtgtatcttactgatatctcaattaatttgatattgaagcatgtttgagtgatacctgactgatatatatggatttatctgaatcatatctatgggtgtatctcactgttatcaatgagtgtatctgaatcatatctatgggtgtatcttactgttatcaatgggtgtatctgactcatatatataGGTGTATCGTACTGatgtctttgggtgtattttttatttcaaagaaaatggtagcaagaaaccaaacaaaagaccttaagtgtgccacACATCTCCTAAGTGATAAATTCAGAAACATGACTGAGGAGAAGAAGGTGATTGTGAGGGATCTAGGATTCGGTGGGttgatgcacatcccaccactaagggtgcatcaccaacTGTTAAGGGAGCTGGCAAACAACTTCAAACTTGGGGAGAACAAACTGGAAACAGGATATGGTTCTTTCAAAATAACCCCAAAAAAAATAGGTCATGCGCTTAGCATCAATGCAACAGGTAACTAGCTcaaaattataggtgtatattaagttgatgcttgggtgtatttaacGTTGATGCTTGGGTTTATTTGAACCGACTttgatactttgttgttttcctttttgtaggaaaTCTGTTTCCTCAGAAAGTCGAGTATAAGAAACTTTCTGAGgatgacaaaataatttttagaagattccagggtaagaccctcaaaagtcttaccgATGAGATGATGGATATCGGCGTTGGTAACGAAGAGGAACGCCtcatgttcaagaggattttcatcctctatatacagatggcgttccttttgCCAACAACGATAAACAAAATCTCGCCTGTGCACCTGGCCCCAATTTTTCATATGGACGGCATCTCGGAGCGAAACTGGGgggccatgttttgaccttcATCGTCAAGGGCATCACAGActacaaggagaaaaagaagaaggcaattgatggctgcctctttgccctgatgataatatactttcatctttcaaaaaacaaaggcaagaagagggctgaaagaccaccaaaaccatggattgccaactggagtaAGGAGCAGTTGGTCGAAAGAATGAATGCAGAAACAGAGGAAATTTTGGTAAGTTGAACATAatatgttgggtgtatatttATTTATCTGAATGCTGCTAAATAAATTATCTGatgtttcaggggattgtaaACATGGCGTaaacaagagagaaaataaaaaaataaagaaaacagaaaaaaaaacaagaaatcaagaaaacaaaaaaaaaggaaggcaagtTCAACATTGTCTTCGGAGGAAGAAACAACTACTGACAGTGAcagttctacctctgagtctgagactcaagaagactcagaggattcaacaagaaaataccccagcaaaaaggggaaaaagtaagtaccatacttgggtgtaatttctttttcgagttgagtgtattttgtggaaccatttgggtgtattttgttgatcaagttgggtgtatgtaGTTTATTAAGTTGGGTGTATTTCGTTTGCtgcgttgggtgtatattgtccattcagttgggatgttctaaataatgattgtttgccttccagaatggactccagaaaaagaaagaagagtcaaGAGAGGTCCGATTCTGATTTAGAATCTAAATCTGAATCAAGTGATGAGTAAtgtcctgaaattattactcctttctttttGCTTCATTATAACAATTTCgtgtattaactgaagtgtctATTATTAACTTATAGGAGCAAAGAATCATCACCggtggagaagaaaaagaaaaagaaaaagacaaaaacatcaccaaaaaagtaagcacttctttggataatattctgtgataaaattaattttttatttctgattggtACTCTCTTTTTTCCACCCAGAACACAACCCAAAAAGAAAGAAGTTGTTGTTGAGCATTCATCTCCTGAAAAAGATCAATACTTTGATGGGTACAGTACCTCGTAAGCTATATTACCCTCTATCatcgtaattatttttgttaacatcttcttttatgaatgtagtgagaCATATGAAATATCAAGTGATGATCTAGAAGAATGGCTAAGGGGAAACGTTGAAAAAACTGCTGCAGAGGGGTATGTCTTGCTGGGGTGTCTATTTCAGATTTTGGTGTGTTTtgtttgctaataattgtttcttgtttcgcagggaGAACCAAGCAGACAtgcgatcgacagaaggtcgctatgtctcctctgaaacgtaagaagctttatttaataaaatcttgttatcatgattggggtgtattttgtggaaccatttgggtgtattgtgtggatcaagttgggtgtatgttgtttattaagttgggatatttcgtttgttgtgttgcgtgtatattgtccattcggttggttgtatcttgtgcattcatttgggtctattttatacctgtattataTTTTGTGTGAATAACATGAAATCTGTTTAGAATACCGGCtgtgaacttgggaagtgatgatccttcctctcaaggacgcacagaacagagtagtgtaaaccagccgtcacagagcatgtaatttctctttcaaataaccgttacttttgttcttctattaccttctacttctaattctgtatatatattttttttagaaaaaaaagccctttattattttattcaagaaaaaaaaggcaggaaaaaaaagcaaaaactgcaagtatgtaagttctcaaaaaacaaagcctgtcttcTTTTTGAATTGATCGGGTGTATTTTTTtactttctttgggtgtattttaggttgagtccgATTCAACAGTCAGCCAGTGAGCCGGCTGAttcgaatatgatggttgtgagggaacagacaccgtcggatgcgcttgcaatgtgagtttttcaagaatatttcaaccttataaccttattattttcaaaggcgttgttaacctttcatttttcttcttgtttagagtcccGATTCAAGTTTTTGTGCCGGCGTCCCAAACATCCACTGTGCCGGAACTTCAAGAAACACCTAAGACAGACTTTGAACCAACCCCTATGCTACAGATTGAAGGGACTAAAGAAACGTAAGAAATAgttttgggtgtatatttgtttagcgtttgggtgtatatttgcaacagtttgggtgtatattgttcctgaatagtttttttttacgccatgattaattttgtgtaactgtgcagcactcctgaaACCCCCAAACAACTTCAAGAGACCACACCCACAATTCCCCCAGCTCcaactaaaatgtaagttcatcagactaaaatcaatctttgcttatcatccgtatattcttattcttattcttattcttatacatGATGATGCAGTCATCCAGCCGCAGAAGACGCTGCTGCCCTgttgatgatggcacggacagcaacctatgttcctaaaacagatccaggggtgccatcattcagccttggattgactgattcaagccaggAGGGGGCATCAACGCAGGAGACAGAAAGGGCAAAATCTCCTGAAGCTGCAAATTTGCTAGAACAATTGGACGATTTGGTTcaaaaaatagcaagcagtgcGGCGAAGGGAAAAAACAAAAGTCCACAAATTCAGAGGGGGACTGGGGGAGAAAGTTCTgcgaagtttgaaactcctgggGCAATAAATCAGATTACGGATGATATGAAACAAAAGTGCTACATCTGGGGGACGAGACTGAAGGAAGACGCAGATGGCAATACTAACGAGTATGAGGAGATGTGCACTCTCGTTGCCCAACATGAATACATTCTGATGAGAATGCACCTTGCATCCCTCCAGGCAAAAAGTGATATAGAATCtcaggtaatattagaataacattaatgtttttacACCAAAGTCAACTGCAATGTTTATTaatgtaaaattgatttcggcatatatttctagattgtatctgccatctgcctcatcctcaaccagaaaaatgaaaagaggtttcaagaacaaatatactgtctcccctcccgatattgtggtaagtgttacttctacgaactttgggtgtattttctgtattgaATTCGGTGTATTTCTTACGTTCGATTGGGTGTAAGTTGTGTATTTTCAGTATCTCATTTCTTGTTTCGCAATTCTTGCAGAGCATGGCACTTTCGGATCACCCAAACGGGGAATTCATATCACCGAAAACGAATAAGGAattcagggtggaagactacccgagttttattcccttcatagatagaaaaaaattaacttcgcatccttatgtaagttttcgtttgctaaatttgttagtacgcttatttacttatatgccaaataaaataacgcactgttgaaatgtggcaatccttcagatttttgcacctgtttgcCACTCGGGACATTGGTGGTTATGGATGATAAATACAACGAAGTGGAAATGTCatatacttgacccgctacacaaaAAAGCTCCAAGCGAAGAGAGAAAGCAGattaataaattcactgtaagttgTCTCTGTCTTCTTTACTTTAATAGATAAGTCTATTTCGttagttgtgttgggtgtatgttgtccattcagttgggtgtatcttgtgcattcattcgGGTGTATTAATGATTTGTTTTGGTATTTAAGGGATATGTATTTTCAAGATTGAGAGCATATGCCGGCGGGGAACCTCTGCAGAAAGATGAGAAGGAGAAGGAAATTAAAGCATCATATGTTAAAATATCAGGCCAAAAAacaaggtataaatttgtgactc harbors:
- the LOC107624221 gene encoding LOB domain-containing protein 40; the encoded protein is MRMSCNGCRVLRKGCSEDCSIRPCLEWIKSAESQANATLFLAKFYGRAGLINLINAGPNHLRPAVFRSLLYEACGRIVNPIYGSVGLLWSGSWQLCQAAVEAVLKGLPITPINSELAESGRGPPFKAHDIRHVSKPDNNTVTAASHETKRVKTRSRIKKPKVAEVAKRASSHESSLSHERVEAVATAAEGESKEIESDVSVETTTTTVRFHDEPDSDAKGSGGSAEVCGNEVGLELTLGFETVSREHDVVVPMKKRRIDLKDFCGGVSSDNGSCKMELGLQFQAFNGSVLT